In one window of Maniola hyperantus chromosome 18, iAphHyp1.2, whole genome shotgun sequence DNA:
- the Snap25 gene encoding synaptosomal-associated protein 25 isoform X1, whose amino-acid sequence MPAAVPPAENGAPRSELEQIQLRAGQVTDDSLESTRRMMQLCEESHEVGMKTLVMLDEQGEQLDRIEEGMDQINADMREAEKNLSGMEKCCGICALPCNKGASFKEDDGTWKGNDDGKVVNNQPQRVMDERNGIGPQAGYIGRITNDAREDEMEENMGQVNTMIGNLRNMAIDMGSELENQNRQVDRINRKGESNETRIEVANQRAGKLLKS is encoded by the exons ATGCCTGCTGCAGTGCCACCAGCAGAAAATGGCGCGCCGCGCAGCGAGCTCGAACAGATCCAATTACGTGCCGGGCAGGTGACAGATgat tCCTTGGAGTCCACGCGACGTATGATGCAACTATGCGAGGAG AGTCACGAGGTGGGCATGAAAACCCTGGTCATGCTGGATGAACAGGGCG AACAATTGGACAGGATCGAGGAAGGGATGGACCAAATTAACGCAGACATGCGTGAAGCTGAAAAGAATCTCTCGGGCATGGAGAAATGTTGCGGCATCTGTGCACTGCCGTGCAACAA GGGAGCGTCGTTCAAGGAAGATGACGGGACATGGAAGGGCAACGACGACGGGAAGGTGGTGAATAACCAGCCGCAGCGGGTGATGGACGAACGCAACGGCATCGGCCCCCAGGCTGGCTACATCGGAAG GATAACGAATGACGCCCGCGAAGACGAGATGGAGGAGAACATGGGCCAAGTGAACACCATGATCGGCAACCTACGCAACATGGCCATCGACATGGGCTCCGAGCTCGAGAACCAGAACCGCCAGGTCGACCGTATCAACCGCAAG GGAGAGAGCAACGAGACTCGTATAGAAGTGGCGAACCAGCGAGCGGGCAAGCTGCTCAAATCCTAA
- the Snap25 gene encoding synaptosomal-associated protein 25 isoform X5 — MPAAVPPAENGAPRSELEQIQLRAGQVTDDSLESTRRMMQLCEESEDAGGQALHMLSHQGEQLDRIEEGMDQINADMREAEKNLSGMEKCCGICALPCNKGASFKEDDGTWKGNDDGKVVNNQPQRVMDERNGIGPQAGYIGRITNDAREDEMEENMGQVNTMIGNLRNMAIDMGSELENQNRQVDRINRKGESNETRITLANQRAHELLK; from the exons ATGCCTGCTGCAGTGCCACCAGCAGAAAATGGCGCGCCGCGCAGCGAGCTCGAACAGATCCAATTACGTGCCGGGCAGGTGACAGATgat tCCTTGGAGTCCACGCGACGTATGATGCAACTATGCGAGGAG AGCGAGGACGCCGGGGGGCAAGCGCTTCATATGTTGAGTCACCAGGGCG AACAATTGGACAGGATCGAGGAAGGGATGGACCAAATTAACGCAGACATGCGTGAAGCTGAAAAGAATCTCTCGGGCATGGAGAAATGTTGCGGCATCTGTGCACTGCCGTGCAACAA GGGAGCGTCGTTCAAGGAAGATGACGGGACATGGAAGGGCAACGACGACGGGAAGGTGGTGAATAACCAGCCGCAGCGGGTGATGGACGAACGCAACGGCATCGGCCCCCAGGCTGGCTACATCGGAAG GATAACGAATGACGCCCGCGAAGACGAGATGGAGGAGAACATGGGCCAAGTGAACACCATGATCGGCAACCTACGCAACATGGCCATCGACATGGGCTCCGAGCTCGAGAACCAGAACCGCCAGGTCGACCGTATCAACCGCAAG GGCGAATCGAACGAAACGAGAATAACGTTGGCCAACCAGCGAGCGCACGAGCTCCTCAAGTAA
- the Snap25 gene encoding synaptosomal-associated protein 25 isoform X2, with product MPAAVPPAENGAPRSELEQIQLRAGQVTDDSLESTRRMMQLCEESEDAGGQALHMLSHQGEQLDRIEEGMDQINADMREAEKNLSGMEKCCGICALPCNKGASFKEDDGTWKGNDDGKVVNNQPQRVMDERNGIGPQAGYIGRITNDAREDEMEENMGQVNTMIGNLRNMAIDMGSELENQNRQVDRINRKGESNETRIEVANQRAGKLLKS from the exons ATGCCTGCTGCAGTGCCACCAGCAGAAAATGGCGCGCCGCGCAGCGAGCTCGAACAGATCCAATTACGTGCCGGGCAGGTGACAGATgat tCCTTGGAGTCCACGCGACGTATGATGCAACTATGCGAGGAG AGCGAGGACGCCGGGGGGCAAGCGCTTCATATGTTGAGTCACCAGGGCG AACAATTGGACAGGATCGAGGAAGGGATGGACCAAATTAACGCAGACATGCGTGAAGCTGAAAAGAATCTCTCGGGCATGGAGAAATGTTGCGGCATCTGTGCACTGCCGTGCAACAA GGGAGCGTCGTTCAAGGAAGATGACGGGACATGGAAGGGCAACGACGACGGGAAGGTGGTGAATAACCAGCCGCAGCGGGTGATGGACGAACGCAACGGCATCGGCCCCCAGGCTGGCTACATCGGAAG GATAACGAATGACGCCCGCGAAGACGAGATGGAGGAGAACATGGGCCAAGTGAACACCATGATCGGCAACCTACGCAACATGGCCATCGACATGGGCTCCGAGCTCGAGAACCAGAACCGCCAGGTCGACCGTATCAACCGCAAG GGAGAGAGCAACGAGACTCGTATAGAAGTGGCGAACCAGCGAGCGGGCAAGCTGCTCAAATCCTAA
- the Snap25 gene encoding synaptosomal-associated protein 25 isoform X3: protein MPAAVPPAENGAPRSELEQIQLRAGQVTDDSLESTRRMMQLCEESKEAGIRTLVALDDQGEQLDRIEEGMDQINADMREAEKNLSGMEKCCGICALPCNKGASFKEDDGTWKGNDDGKVVNNQPQRVMDERNGIGPQAGYIGRITNDAREDEMEENMGQVNTMIGNLRNMAIDMGSELENQNRQVDRINRKGESNETRITLANQRAHELLK, encoded by the exons ATGCCTGCTGCAGTGCCACCAGCAGAAAATGGCGCGCCGCGCAGCGAGCTCGAACAGATCCAATTACGTGCCGGGCAGGTGACAGATgat tCCTTGGAGTCCACGCGACGTATGATGCAACTATGCGAGGAG AGCAAGGAGGCCGGCATTCGTACTCTGGTCGCTCTAGATGACCAGGGAG AACAATTGGACAGGATCGAGGAAGGGATGGACCAAATTAACGCAGACATGCGTGAAGCTGAAAAGAATCTCTCGGGCATGGAGAAATGTTGCGGCATCTGTGCACTGCCGTGCAACAA GGGAGCGTCGTTCAAGGAAGATGACGGGACATGGAAGGGCAACGACGACGGGAAGGTGGTGAATAACCAGCCGCAGCGGGTGATGGACGAACGCAACGGCATCGGCCCCCAGGCTGGCTACATCGGAAG GATAACGAATGACGCCCGCGAAGACGAGATGGAGGAGAACATGGGCCAAGTGAACACCATGATCGGCAACCTACGCAACATGGCCATCGACATGGGCTCCGAGCTCGAGAACCAGAACCGCCAGGTCGACCGTATCAACCGCAAG GGCGAATCGAACGAAACGAGAATAACGTTGGCCAACCAGCGAGCGCACGAGCTCCTCAAGTAA
- the LOC117990747 gene encoding zinc transporter ZIP1-like, which produces MSAAMDPTDGTADEDQGYALRAKIITMVCLFGVSMLVGCAPMLISIKFGWFRKSSGPDMRTSNQLVIGLLSFGGGVLFATTFMHLLPEVAENIELLQESGDLSKMPIALAPLIMCCGFFMMYLVEELVHVYINSRDNKTANTSFTRVLSIRRSSTDAEGSDKRIKELEAQARHHGHSHLAVESDDTIVAALRGLLIVLALSIHELFEGLAVGLESSARNVWYMFGAVSAHKYIIAFCIGVELLAAGTKRWLSVVYIFTFSFVSALGIGVGILLVGGAGATEAGIYSVVLQGLACGTLVYVVFFEVWRQDRTGIMQFLCSILGFGLMVALEAVANIVV; this is translated from the exons ATGAGTGCAGCGATGGACCCAACCGACGGAACCGCCGACGAAGACCAGGGATACGCGTTGCGAGCTAAAATAATCACAATGGTTTGCTTATTCGGCGTTTCCATGCTGGTCGGATGCGCCCCCATGCTCATTTCCATTAAATTCGGCTGGTTCAGGAAATCGAGTGGGCCAGATATGAGGACCTCTAATCAACTGGTGATCGGACTGCTCTCTTTTGGCGGCGGTGTTTTGTTTGCGACTACCTTTATGCATCTATTGCCTGAAGTCGCTGAAAATATTGAGTTGTTACAAG AATCAGGTGATTTATCCAAGATGCCAATAGCCCTCGCCCCATTGATCATGTGCTGCGGTTTCTTCATGATGTATCTGGTCGAAGAACTAGTTCACGTTTACATAAACAGCCGTGACAATAAGACTGCCAATACAAGCTTCACTAGGGTGTTGAGTATACGAAGAAGTAGTACAGATGCCGAGGGTTCTGACAAACGTATCAAGGAGTTGGAAGCCCAAGCAAGACACCATGGTCACAGTCATTTGGCTGTGGAATCCGATGATACAATTGTGGCCGCCCTTAGAGGTCTTTTGATTGTGCTGGCGCTGTCTATACATGAACTCTTTGAAGGGCTTGCTGTTGGGCTGGAGTCGTCTGCCAGAAACGTGTG GTACATGTTCGGAGCAGTCTCAGCGCACAAGTACATCATAGCGTTCTGCATAGGCGTGGAACTCCTTGCTGCTGGAACGAAGCGATGGCTGTCCGTAGTCTACATCTTCACCTTTTCCTTCGTGTCAGCGCTGGGCATCGGGGTTGGCATTTTGCTGGTGGGTGGAGCTGGAGCGACTGAAGCTGGGATATACTCTGTTGTATTACAG GGTCTTGCGTGCGGTACGCTGGTCTACGTGGTGTTCTTCGAGGTGTGGCGACAAGACAGAACAGGCATTATGCAGTTCCTCTGTTCAATACTCGGCTTTGGGCTGATGGTAGCTTTGGAAGCAGTCGCTAATATAG ttGTTTGA
- the Snap25 gene encoding synaptosomal-associated protein 25 isoform X4 translates to MPAAVPPAENGAPRSELEQIQLRAGQVTDDSLESTRRMMQLCEESHEVGMKTLVMLDEQGEQLDRIEEGMDQINADMREAEKNLSGMEKCCGICALPCNKGASFKEDDGTWKGNDDGKVVNNQPQRVMDERNGIGPQAGYIGRITNDAREDEMEENMGQVNTMIGNLRNMAIDMGSELENQNRQVDRINRKGESNETRITLANQRAHELLK, encoded by the exons ATGCCTGCTGCAGTGCCACCAGCAGAAAATGGCGCGCCGCGCAGCGAGCTCGAACAGATCCAATTACGTGCCGGGCAGGTGACAGATgat tCCTTGGAGTCCACGCGACGTATGATGCAACTATGCGAGGAG AGTCACGAGGTGGGCATGAAAACCCTGGTCATGCTGGATGAACAGGGCG AACAATTGGACAGGATCGAGGAAGGGATGGACCAAATTAACGCAGACATGCGTGAAGCTGAAAAGAATCTCTCGGGCATGGAGAAATGTTGCGGCATCTGTGCACTGCCGTGCAACAA GGGAGCGTCGTTCAAGGAAGATGACGGGACATGGAAGGGCAACGACGACGGGAAGGTGGTGAATAACCAGCCGCAGCGGGTGATGGACGAACGCAACGGCATCGGCCCCCAGGCTGGCTACATCGGAAG GATAACGAATGACGCCCGCGAAGACGAGATGGAGGAGAACATGGGCCAAGTGAACACCATGATCGGCAACCTACGCAACATGGCCATCGACATGGGCTCCGAGCTCGAGAACCAGAACCGCCAGGTCGACCGTATCAACCGCAAG GGCGAATCGAACGAAACGAGAATAACGTTGGCCAACCAGCGAGCGCACGAGCTCCTCAAGTAA